One window from the genome of Triticum urartu cultivar G1812 unplaced genomic scaffold, Tu2.1 TuUngrouped_contig_5747, whole genome shotgun sequence encodes:
- the LOC125529653 gene encoding uncharacterized protein LOC125529653: MGPDVLQSPQEGLTVPKQGDGVRAPPAIGNGLKICRIGVPLEDPILCAPQTPVGLLIRRLASRAQPAAQGCQEVAPPVLVRAGTQFWDAKMEKELGEGHLSSTAFDRYCMILFAGIAAEALVYGEAEGGENDENLFRSLCVLLDPPLSVAQMANRARWSVMQSYNLLKWHKKAHRAAVKALESGHGLSIVIRRIEEAIASDR; this comes from the exons ATGGGTCCGGATGTCCTCCAGTCGCCGCAGGAGGGTCTCACCGTCCCAAAGCAAGGGGATGGTGTTCGGGCGCCGCCGGCCATTGGCAATGGCCTGAAAATATGCCGTATTGGCGTCCCCCTTGAGGACCCAATTTTGTGTGCCCCGCAGACGCCAGTAGGCCTCCTCATCC GGAGGCTTGCCAGCCGAGCCCAGCCAGCTGCCCAGGGTTGCCAGGAGGTGGCTCCGCCAGTGCTCGTAAGA GCAGGAACACAGTTCTGGGACGCAAAAATGGAGAAAGAACTTGGTGAGGGTCATCTGTCTAGTACAGCATTTGACAG ATACTGCATGATTCTGTTTGCTGGAATCGCCGCAGAAGCACTTGTATACGGGGAGGCAGAAGGAGGAGAAAATGACGAGAATTTATTCAGGAGTTTGTGTGTTCTGCTCGATCCTCCGCTTTCTGTCGCACAG ATGGCAAATAGAGCTCGCTGGTCAGTGATGCAGTCTTACAACCTCCTGAAGTGGCACAAGAAAGCACATAGAGCTGCCGTCAAAGCACTTGAAAGCGGACATGGTCTCAGCATCGTCATTAGGAGGATCGAAGAAGCCATCGCCTCCGACAGATAG